The DNA segment TTAGTACATTTTCTCGGCAACGCCTTCCTGCGTTGCTACCAGTTGCTGGTCTCGCCGTCTATCGTCGCCCATTTGCTGCGGGTGGAAGGCTCGGTCGATACCGACTTCGTCATCAAACCCAGCGCGATGCGCGAATTTCTGCCCAATTCCATCCGCGATACCTTGCCGGCAGTACTGCAAAACACGCTATACGTGTTCGCGTTGCAGGAAGGTAATTTGGAACGCTTGGTACGTTCGACCTTGTGGGACCCGCTGAAGCAAATCGGCGCCCGCATGAACCAGGTCAGGCCTGCGATCCGGTATTTCAGCAGCGTCGGTCTGATCGGTCTGATCATCCTCGGCGAAAACGAAACCTGGTTCGATCGCGGTTATTTATCGATCCCGATCTCCCTGGCAATGGTGGTAGCCTCGCTGAGCGCGTTCAGCCAAAAACACAGTCCGTTCAAAGTCTGGAACGCGATCGCAACCAGTTGCGGTTTGGCCGGCGTTGCGGTGTGGATGATGGATCCCGCGGCTTATGCGGACGTGCTGCTGTTTTTGAGCGGCGTGCTGCCCTCCTGGCTATTGGGTATAGGCGTGCTACGCCGAATGCTGGCGCAGGAAAACTTCGCCGACGAGCCGTTCCGCTACCGGGCCATGGCCGAAACCCGGCCGCGAGCTTCGCTGCTGTTGTTTCTGAGCTTTCTGGGTTTGGTAGGATTCCCGATCACGCCGGCATTTCTGGGCGAAGACCTGCTATTGGCCGACGCCACCGGGCTGCATCCTTGGTTTGCCCTGCCCATCACACTGGCCTTTGTCGTCAACGGCATCGCCGCCGCCCGCGTCTTCGTCAGATTGTGCATGGGCCGCCCCAGCGAGGTTAACAGCCAAACTCACGAATCCGCCTAGTGACTTTATCCGTCAATCATGGCATTAATGTTGCGCTAGGCGCGACTTTTTCGCGCTCGGAAATATTGGCCGTTTTTGGCCCGCACAATAATAATTCGACAGGAGGATACATGCGTAAATTTCCAATTGTAATGCTGACAGTTGCCTTAAGCGCCGCCTTGGGTCAGGCTTTCGCCGAAGAAGCCGCCGTTTCGGACAAAGTCAGAACCAGCGTTTTGAAACGTCATCCGCAGGCAACCGATATGGTTGGCACCATGGAAACCCACTTCGGCCAACAGTTGCTGGAAGTCAGTTTCAAGGACGCTGAAGGCCAAGTTCTGCACGAATTGTTCCGTGCCAACGGCGCATTGTTTACCGGCGAACTGGTATTGGAAAATCCGCAGCAAGTGCCGCCGATGGTGACCGATGCCGTTAAAGCCAATTTCCCGGACGCCCGCATCGAAAAAGCCGAGTTGGTGGTAAACCCGAACGGTGTCGGTGAAGAGTATGAATTGATCGTTAGCGCCCCTAGCGGCAAATGGCGGGTAGCGGTCAACGACAAAGGCGCGATCACATCCAAAGAACGCCATTAGTCGGATTTTCGCCAGGTTCGGGTTCAGATGAAGACGCTTGCAGCCAAGCCTTGATGAATCCAGGTTAACACTACTCTGCAATTGCCGGACAGCCGCTGTGGCTCAGCGATCCAGCCGGCAATTGGGGTAGCCCAAACCGAGTTGGCGCTAGCTATCGAGACAGCATTACCATCTGAATACCACCAGCTTGGCCGATGGTTAGTCAATGCCTGCCGGTCAAATCCGAAACTAGTACGGTAGTGGGATTTTCAGCTGAAAAACGGCTTCTACCGTCTTCTAACCGGGCCCCGCCCCCCATCCACAGTACGCCCAGATCAATTTACATTTTTTTCTGCACTGGGCTGCTTGCCAACTTTTTCGACGTGTTTTTTATTTTGCCGTACAGAACCGCGTTTAGAATATCCGCATGACAAATCACGAGTCCCGCGCCAGCGCGCTATTTCCCAGTTTCTCAGCAACCGATCGCGCCACAATCGACGCAGCCCTGGCCTGGATCGACGAATTGGGCGCCAACCGGATCGAGTCGCAGCGGCCAAAGGGCATTGATGTTGCGGCCATCCTGATGGGTGTGCATATCGATCTGGAAACCATTCTGGCGACTTTGCTGAGCGATTCCCGCATCGCCGATCGGATCGACGAAAACCAGGTGCGCGAGCGATTCGGCGCGACGGTGGCCGATTTGTTTAAAGACGTGGACTGGCTGAACAAGGTCAGTATTTACACGCCGGAAATGGCCAACCAACCCAATCAGGCCGAGATCCTGCGCCGCATGCTATTGGCAATGACCCACGACGTGCGGGCGGTGCTGATCAAACTGGCGCTGAGAATACAGCGTTTGCGCGGCTTGCATCTGGAACAGGAGCAAATCCGTCATTTCATCGCCCGCGAAACGCTGGATATCTATGCGCCGTTAGCCAATCGGCTCGGGATCAGCCAGTTCAAATGGGAATTGGAGGATTTGGCCTTCCGCTATCTGGATCCGGACAATTACCGTTTCATCAGCGCCTCGCTGGCGGAAAACCGCGAACAGCGCCAAGCCAGTATCGACCGGTTCCTGCAAGAGCTGAAAGCGCTGCTGGCAGAACACGGCGTGGCGGCTAAGGTTTACGGCCGGCCCAAACATATTTACAGCATCTGGAACAAGATGCGCAGAAAACAATTGGCGCTTTCCGATCTTTACGATCTACTGGCGGTGCGAGTGGTGGTCGAATCGCTTCCCAGCTGTTACATGGTGCTGGGTTTGGCGCACGCCCAATGGCAGCATATTCCGCGCGAATTCGACGATTACATCGCCAATCCGAAGGAAAACGGTTATCAATCGCTACACACCGTCGTGCTGGACCCTCTCGGCAACCGGATCGAAATCCAGATCCGCACCAAAGCCATGCACGAATTCGCCGAACTGGGTGTCGCCGCACATTGGCGTTACAAGGAAGGCAGCAAATTCAATGCTGCGACCGAGAAAAATATTGCCTCGCTCCGACAATTGTTGGAAGACAAGGACACTAGCGACAATCTATTGGAAAATTTTCATACCGAATTGTTTTCCGACCGGGTATTCGTGTTGACACCTGCCGGTAAACTGATCGATTTGGTCAAAGGCGCCACACCATTGGACTTTGCCTATGCGATTCATACCGAAATCGGCCACAGTTGCCGCGGCGCCAAGGTCAACGGTCAGATCAAGCCGCTGACTTACAAACTCAGCTCCGGCGAACAAGTCGAAATTATTACCGTCAAAAACGGCCACCCGAATCACAATTGGCTGAATCCGAATCTGGGTTACCTGAAAACACCGCGGGCGATCAGCAAGGTCAAAAGCTGGTTCAAACAACAGCAGCAAGCCGAAAACATTGCTGCAGGCAAGCAAATCCTGGACAAGGAAAGCAAACGCCTGGGTTTGAAAAACGTCGATATCGCCGAGTTGTTGAAATACTTCAAAATAGCGGACGCCGAGCATCTATACGAAGCTTTGGGGCACGGCGGCATCAATAATCGGCAATTGGCGAATGCGCTGAAAATTCCGGAATTGGAACCGACCCCGGTCAAGTTGGTGCCAAGCCAATCCACAGCGCAATCGGTGGTGACCATCGACGATATCGACAATGTCGTCACCACGCTGGCGCATTGCTGCTCGCCGGTGAAGGGCGACGATATCATCGGCTTTATCTCGCATAAACGCGGTATCACGATACACCGCAAGGATTGCGAGAACGTTCGCCATTTGTCGGCGGAACAGCAATTGCAGTTAGTCAAAGCAGAATGGAGCGGCCAAAAGTCGGTACACCACAGCGTACCGATCGTGATCCATGCGTTCAATGCCCAAAACCTGTTGAACGATGTATCGCAAGTTTTAGCGACCGCGAAAATCCATATCAGCAATGCGTCGCTAAAAACGCACGAGGATTTGTCGGCGATTTTGCACATGACGATACAGATCGAGAATACGGCGCAACTCAGCTCGGTATTGACCCGGATCAGTCACTTGCCCAATATCATCGAAGTGAAGCGAAAAGTTTAACGGCGTCGGCGCATGGCTGTTGCCGACATTTTTAGAAGCCCGGCGGAGGATTCATGCTAACATAGCCGTTTTAACTTTATGGGCTTTTACTATGGCAAAAGAAGATCAAATTGAAATGGACGGCAAGGTCATCGACACCCTACCGAACACGATGTTTCGCGTCGAATTGGAAAACGGCCACATCGTGACCGCGCATATCTCCGGCAAAATGCGCAAACATTACATCCGCATCCTGACCGGAGACAAAGTTCGCGTAGAAATGACACCTTACGACCTGACCAAAGGCCGCATCACGTTCCGGAACCGCTAACCCGCTCCGGGCTAGCGCTTCCCTCTCCGCTCTACATCACTTGATTCAATTCGGAAACGACTAGCTGTTTGCCTTCAATGGCAAATGCCAATTCATCGTTCTCGACATGTATCCTTACATGACCTCCATTCGCCAAGCGCCCGAACAACAAGTCTTCCGCTAACGGCTTCTTGATTTTTTCCTGGATCAAACGCGCCATCGGCCTTGCCCCCATTTTCGGATCGCAGCCGTGCTCGGCCAGCCATGCCCGTGCGTCAGGCTCCAAGGTCAACGTCACATTCTTGTCGGCCAATACCGCTTCCAACTCGAAGATAAACTTGTCGACGACGCTGCCAACCACCGCTAAATCCAGCGGCTTGAACTGAACAATCGCATCCAGACGGTTTCTGAATTCGGGCGAGAAACCGCGTTCGATCACTTTCATGCTGTCCGACGCATGATTTTGCAAGGTAAAACCGATGGAGGCCCGGCTGCTTTCCTCGGCACCGGCATTGGTGGTCATGATCAGAATGATGTTTCTGAAATCGGCTTTGCGGCCGTTGTTGTCGGTCAAGGTGCCGTGGTCCATGACCTGCAGCAACAAATTGAACACATCCGGATGGGCTT comes from the Methylomonas sp. EFPC3 genome and includes:
- a CDS encoding bifunctional (p)ppGpp synthetase/guanosine-3',5'-bis(diphosphate) 3'-pyrophosphohydrolase, whose protein sequence is MTNHESRASALFPSFSATDRATIDAALAWIDELGANRIESQRPKGIDVAAILMGVHIDLETILATLLSDSRIADRIDENQVRERFGATVADLFKDVDWLNKVSIYTPEMANQPNQAEILRRMLLAMTHDVRAVLIKLALRIQRLRGLHLEQEQIRHFIARETLDIYAPLANRLGISQFKWELEDLAFRYLDPDNYRFISASLAENREQRQASIDRFLQELKALLAEHGVAAKVYGRPKHIYSIWNKMRRKQLALSDLYDLLAVRVVVESLPSCYMVLGLAHAQWQHIPREFDDYIANPKENGYQSLHTVVLDPLGNRIEIQIRTKAMHEFAELGVAAHWRYKEGSKFNAATEKNIASLRQLLEDKDTSDNLLENFHTELFSDRVFVLTPAGKLIDLVKGATPLDFAYAIHTEIGHSCRGAKVNGQIKPLTYKLSSGEQVEIITVKNGHPNHNWLNPNLGYLKTPRAISKVKSWFKQQQQAENIAAGKQILDKESKRLGLKNVDIAELLKYFKIADAEHLYEALGHGGINNRQLANALKIPELEPTPVKLVPSQSTAQSVVTIDDIDNVVTTLAHCCSPVKGDDIIGFISHKRGITIHRKDCENVRHLSAEQQLQLVKAEWSGQKSVHHSVPIVIHAFNAQNLLNDVSQVLATAKIHISNASLKTHEDLSAILHMTIQIENTAQLSSVLTRISHLPNIIEVKRKV
- the infA gene encoding translation initiation factor IF-1, producing MAKEDQIEMDGKVIDTLPNTMFRVELENGHIVTAHISGKMRKHYIRILTGDKVRVEMTPYDLTKGRITFRNR